DNA from Corvus hawaiiensis isolate bCorHaw1 chromosome 28, bCorHaw1.pri.cur, whole genome shotgun sequence:
CTGCCTGGAAACGTGGCTTGAAGGAAACTAGAACTgaggtttgtttccttttctgggagtttttgatttatttttattgttttgaagTTTCTCCCACTGCggcatcctgctgctctggcaaGTAAACCAAAGGGAGGGTTGGAATAATGATCTTAGAGGTATTTCCAACCTTCatgattctgtgttttgcaTGCCAGAGGTGTAGAACACCGTCTCCACTAGCTGTGTGATTcaggaatgagaaaaaataaaacaatatacGGTGTAAAAACCTTTAAATTCACACAAATATTTGCCAGGCATGCTCTCTACAACTGAGTATTCAAGGTTTATACATTGCTGATGTATAAACACACATCCTGCAGCTCAAGCTgagctccatccccatcccagaggGAATTCCCAAGCCCCTGGAGGGTGGTACCTGAGGGTTGCCCAGGTGGTGGCTGATGGCCAGCACGATGAGGTCGGTGCCCCCGGCATCCACGATGGCGTCTTTGACGTCGTCGTTCCCGGCCACGGCACGGATGGCACTGAGCACCTGCTTCACCACGTCCTGCTCCATGGAGAAAAAACAGGGCAAAAAACAGCAGAGAGAGTTTGAGACTTTGGAAAGCCAACCAGAACATCCCCCAGCAACTCCATGCCAATGGTTGTGGTAATTATCAGTTACAAGGAGTAACTCTACCCTCAGTCGCTTTCTTGCCACATAAGGGACCTTGAAAATTTCTTGCCAAGCCATCAGTGAAGCTCAAAGAATCAAACATCAACCTCTGGGACTCGAGCATCTAAATCCTCCTGGATCTCTTCTAGTTGGAATGGTGGAAAACCAAGCATTCAGCTTttctgggagcaggcagagtTCTGCTCTTGGAGGGTGGAAGACACAGGAGTAACTTAACTACGAGCTCACAGATCTTACCTGCAGAGCAGTTAATTCCATATATATGGCTGTAAATGGGTATCAGAGGGGTTCCAACCCTAATTGCACCTAAAATATTGCACAGGCTACAGCTCACTCACTAAAATGAACCTCATTCCTTAGAATGAGATGTTCCCTCCAACCCATTCCCAAAGCACTTCCCATTGCTCACCGGGTGATCCATACAGTCAGCCAGGAGAGTCACCATAAAATTTAAGCCCCCAAGGTCCACAATTTCTTGGCAGAATTCATTCCTGACTGAGAGGCGAGAGAGGGTGGCACAGAGCTCACTGAGAACCCCAGAGTTATCCATGAACGctgcagaggagagaggagggatGGAGTAACTACAGGCAGGGAGGGTCCTGCAgaattaatttgtttaatttaaacAATATATTTAACGTTTTACATTAAAACAAGAGATGACACCTGTTTCTAGGCAGAGCCAGAACGTGTTTTCTTGGCAAGAAGCACCTCAGCAGAGGTAACTGCCCCTAAACCTGTAAAATACTTCCTAAATACAGCAACAAACAGCTCTGACATTTGACTGCTCCAGAGGTTATCAGCAGCACCAGTGGCACTTTTTGGCTCTCTCAGGCACATTTCATCAACAGAATTAAACCCCGTTTCAGTGACAAATTCCTGAATCACCTCTGAGGAGCTTCAAGTTAGACAGTGAAAGAAGAAATCACAGCTGATTCCCGAGACAGTAAAGGAGGAAATCCTGGGTGATTCCCGATTAGGATCAACAGCCCCGGGGCTAATTTTACCTTTTGCAGCTTCAATGAGGACTCTCAACCCATCGTTTTCCAAAACGATCATCTTGGCATGGTCGTGGGCGTGACCAAAGGGCACACGGATGTCATCGTCAAAGGTCATGATCCTGAGGGCCGAGGCCGCCGTCCTGACCACGTCAGCGCTGTTCCCGTGCTGGATAATGGCTCCAGTGAGGAGAGGGAGGATCCCACCCTTGACAAAGTCCTGCCTGTTCTGCTCGTGTTTGAGGCAGGCGTGCCGGACACAGCGGATCCCCGCCAGCGTCATCTCCGCGtcctcccgctgctcccgcagggtctgcagcagcagctcctgcccggCGGCGTCCAGCAGGTCTGGCTGCCCATCCAGCAAGGCAGACAGGGTGGAGAAGGCTTGGAGCAGTAAATCCCTGTCTCCTGAAGCCAGCTGGCAGGCAGAGAACACCACGGGGTAGGCCCCGTTCTGGCCGGCCAGGTAGCGGAACGCCAGCTGCTCCTTGCACTGCGCCGCGAAGGCCGAGAGCTGCTCGGGCAGCTCCGCCACGTCCGACTCGGCCACGGTGCTCCCCAGGGCATCCAGGGTCTGAGGGAGACACCAAGGGTTAGTTCTGCACCTGAACTGCGCAGGAAGAAGAGcaacttgtttatttttagtgatAGTTTTAAGTTTAAATCAGTTTGATGTTATGGGAGCAATGGTTGTCTTAAAGAGCAACATTTGGGCTTTGTGCACAGAACCCTTGGAAGGACAGGGACTTCCCTCTGCCACCACTGTCACACCTCCACTGGGCACCAGTCTGACCAGCAGCAGGTGAATTGGGTCCCACCAGCACATTCCAGCCccagaagtgtccaaggccaggttggatggggcttggagcaacgtgggaTAGGGGAACTGATTGCCCActttgtcaccagcccagagccacATCCTGTCATTATTCCTTGCACACCTCcaaacctccccaggcagccccttccaatgcctgaccactctttccatgaggaaattccttcTGATGTCccacctgagcctcccctggcacagcttgaggccgttccctgttgtcctgtccctggagcagagcctgacccccacctcactTACACAGATCCTCCCCTGAAAAGTGCAAGAAGCTCTTGGAATTTTTATCTCGTTCCCAGTTTGAAGAATAGATGGGATTAACTGCCTGAAGAGCTCCCAGAGAAATGGGGCAGAGGCAGAAGTTGGCCTAGTACTTATATTATTATATAACCCTGATCCTTAGGAGACATCATCAATTTGTGCTCCTACCAGCAGGA
Protein-coding regions in this window:
- the ARMC6 gene encoding armadillo repeat-containing protein 6 isoform X4, whose protein sequence is MGSKQIAQETFDDAVQENITEFEMDPEEAVREAVQQFESQGVDLSNIVKAVRPPASENGQRQKHQILLTLDALGSTVAESDVAELPEQLSAFAAQCKEQLAFRYLAGQNGAYPVVFSACQLASGDRDLLLQAFSTLSALLDGQPDLLDAAGQELLLQTLREQREDAEMTLAGIRCVRHACLKHEQNRQDFVKGGILPLLTGAIIQHGNSADVVRTAASALRIMTFDDDIRVPFGHAHDHAKMIVLENDGLRVLIEAAKAFMDNSGVLSELCATLSRLSVRNEFCQEIVDLGGLNFMVTLLADCMDHPDVVKQVLSAIRAVAGNDDVKDAIVDAGGTDLIVLAISHHLGNPQICEQGCAALCMLALRKPENCSVIMEGGGALAALQAMKAHPQEVAVQKQACMLIRNLVSRSRDFSQPILEMGAENLITEARAAHRDCDDVARAALRDLGCKVELRELWTGQKGSLAQ
- the ARMC6 gene encoding armadillo repeat-containing protein 6 isoform X1 encodes the protein MRGAGGACVRRPSGAVPPSPFVRRGRPAGAQQDTEVLSSLPRKMGSKQIAQETFDDAVQENITEFEMDPEEAVREAVQQFESQGVDLSNIVKAVRPPASENGQRQKHQILLTLDALGSTVAESDVAELPEQLSAFAAQCKEQLAFRYLAGQNGAYPVVFSACQLASGDRDLLLQAFSTLSALLDGQPDLLDAAGQELLLQTLREQREDAEMTLAGIRCVRHACLKHEQNRQDFVKGGILPLLTGAIIQHGNSADVVRTAASALRIMTFDDDIRVPFGHAHDHAKMIVLENDGLRVLIEAAKAFMDNSGVLSELCATLSRLSVRNEFCQEIVDLGGLNFMVTLLADCMDHPDVVKQVLSAIRAVAGNDDVKDAIVDAGGTDLIVLAISHHLGNPQICEQGCAALCMLALRKPENCSVIMEGGGALAALQAMKAHPQEVAVQKQACMLIRNLVSRSRDFSQPILEMGAENLITEARAAHRDCDDVARAALRDLGCKVELRELWTGQKGSLAQ
- the ARMC6 gene encoding armadillo repeat-containing protein 6 isoform X2, whose product is MRGAGGACVRRPSGAVPPSPFVRRGRPAGAQDTEVLSSLPRKMGSKQIAQETFDDAVQENITEFEMDPEEAVREAVQQFESQGVDLSNIVKAVRPPASENGQRQKHQILLTLDALGSTVAESDVAELPEQLSAFAAQCKEQLAFRYLAGQNGAYPVVFSACQLASGDRDLLLQAFSTLSALLDGQPDLLDAAGQELLLQTLREQREDAEMTLAGIRCVRHACLKHEQNRQDFVKGGILPLLTGAIIQHGNSADVVRTAASALRIMTFDDDIRVPFGHAHDHAKMIVLENDGLRVLIEAAKAFMDNSGVLSELCATLSRLSVRNEFCQEIVDLGGLNFMVTLLADCMDHPDVVKQVLSAIRAVAGNDDVKDAIVDAGGTDLIVLAISHHLGNPQICEQGCAALCMLALRKPENCSVIMEGGGALAALQAMKAHPQEVAVQKQACMLIRNLVSRSRDFSQPILEMGAENLITEARAAHRDCDDVARAALRDLGCKVELRELWTGQKGSLAQ
- the ARMC6 gene encoding armadillo repeat-containing protein 6 isoform X3, producing MRGAGGACVRRPSGAVPPSPFVRRGRPAGAQQDTEVLSSLPRKMGSKQIAQETFDDAVQENITEFEMDPEEAVREAVQQFESQGVDLSNIVKAVRPPASENGQRQKHQILLTLDALGSTVAESDVAELPEQLSAFAAQCKEQLAFRYLAGQNGAYPVVFSACQLASGDRDLLLQAFSTLSALLDGQPDLLDAAGQELLLQTLREQREDAEMTLAGIRCVRHACLKHEQNRQDFVKGGILPLLTGAIIQHGNSADVVRTAASALRIMTFDDDIRVPFGHAHDHAKMIVLENDGLRVLIEAAKAFMDNSGVLSELCATLSRLSVRNEFCQEIVDLGGLNFMVTLLADCMDHPDVVKQVLSAIRAVAGNDDVKDAIVDAGGTDLIVLAISHHLGNPQICEQGCAALCMLALRKPENCSVIMEGGGALAALQAMKAHPQEVAVQGTVCCSLQHLTFAFLKKYSLAGVRSALCVPQSPMAVFPCGPH